The proteins below are encoded in one region of Clostridium sp. 'White wine YQ':
- the nifE gene encoding nitrogenase iron-molybdenum cofactor biosynthesis protein NifE, protein MELKSLPEVLEERKDFIFCKDKNHGNSMKCDSESVSGAVSQRACVYCGARVVLNPITDAFHIVHGPIGCASYTWDIRGSLSSGDELYRNSFSTDLREKDIIFGGERRLTSAIEGIMEKHNPKIIFVYATCIVGVIGDDVEAVCRGAERKYGIPVIPVKSPGFAGHKSMGYKAACNALMDLIGREKSPKVKGINILGDFNLSGEMWIIKDYLKSIGVNVVSQITGDAKCEELKRADGAELNIVQCAGSMTYLAKRMENEMGVPYIKVSFFGIEDTVSSLMNIANALKDDEIIKRTKEFIEEEVSKMDKIFDKYKKNLAGKKAAIYVGGGFKAISLIKQFEELEMETVIVGTQTGKKEDYEVISSLVKPGTVILDDANPYELEHFINEKGADVLVGGVKERPLAYKLGVAFCDHNHERKHPLAGFIGAINFAKEINLTINSPVWKYTK, encoded by the coding sequence ATGGAGCTAAAATCATTGCCCGAAGTATTGGAAGAAAGAAAAGACTTTATTTTCTGTAAAGATAAGAATCATGGAAACTCAATGAAATGTGATAGTGAGAGTGTGTCTGGAGCAGTAAGTCAAAGAGCTTGTGTATATTGTGGAGCCAGGGTTGTACTTAATCCAATAACGGATGCATTCCATATAGTTCATGGTCCAATAGGCTGTGCTAGTTACACTTGGGATATAAGAGGCAGTCTTTCTAGTGGAGATGAGTTATATCGTAATAGCTTTTCTACAGATTTAAGAGAAAAAGATATAATTTTTGGTGGTGAGAGGCGACTTACTTCAGCTATAGAAGGGATAATGGAAAAACATAATCCTAAGATTATATTTGTATACGCAACCTGTATTGTAGGGGTTATTGGTGACGATGTAGAGGCTGTGTGTAGAGGGGCTGAAAGAAAATATGGAATACCTGTAATTCCGGTAAAATCTCCAGGCTTTGCAGGCCATAAATCCATGGGATATAAAGCAGCTTGTAATGCACTTATGGATTTGATCGGGAGAGAAAAGTCGCCAAAGGTAAAAGGAATAAATATTCTAGGGGATTTTAATTTATCCGGTGAAATGTGGATAATAAAAGACTACCTAAAAAGTATTGGAGTAAATGTAGTTTCTCAAATAACTGGAGATGCAAAGTGTGAAGAACTTAAAAGGGCTGATGGAGCTGAGCTTAATATAGTACAATGCGCAGGCTCTATGACCTATTTAGCTAAGAGAATGGAAAACGAAATGGGAGTTCCTTATATAAAAGTAAGTTTTTTTGGAATTGAGGATACTGTAAGCTCGTTAATGAATATTGCGAATGCTTTAAAAGATGATGAAATTATAAAAAGAACAAAAGAATTCATAGAAGAAGAAGTTAGTAAAATGGATAAGATTTTTGATAAGTATAAGAAAAACCTAGCAGGAAAAAAGGCAGCAATATATGTAGGTGGAGGCTTTAAGGCAATATCGTTAATAAAGCAATTTGAAGAACTAGAAATGGAAACAGTTATAGTTGGAACTCAGACAGGTAAAAAAGAGGATTATGAAGTTATAAGCAGTTTAGTTAAGCCTGGGACAGTTATATTGGATGATGCTAATCCTTATGAATTAGAGCACTTTATAAATGAAAAAGGAGCAGATGTATTGGTTGGTGGAGTAAAAGAAAGACCACTAGCTTATAAGCTTGGAGTTGCTTTTTGTGACCACAATCATGAAAGAAAACATCCTTTAGCAGGTTTTATAGGAGCAATTAATTTTGCTAAGGAGATAAATCTTACTATCAACAGTCCTGTATGGAAGTATACAAAATAG
- the nifK gene encoding nitrogenase molybdenum-iron protein subunit beta, whose protein sequence is MLDLTPKEVSERKALRINPSKTCQPVGAMYAALGVHKCMPHSHGSQGCCSFHRMYLTRHFKEPAIASSSSFTEGASVFGGGSNLRTAAKNIFDIYDPDIIAVHTTCLSETIGDDLGSILQSITVPEGKYMVHTNTPSYVGSHVTGFSNMVTGFIKYLSVSTGVSNGKINIIPGFTNPGDMREMKRILKLLKTEFTMLPDTSGVLDAPMTGTYDMYPKGGTKIEDIIKLGDSDLTLALGDFASEQGASQLEKKCGVPYKTYMLPIGIQGTDDFVMELSKFSKNEVPYELEEERGQLVDIIVDSHPYLHGKKVAIYGDPDTVLGLTIFALELGMIPKYVITGTPGAAFEASAKELFDKFNVEGCTAKAAADLFELHQWLKNDKVDLLLGGTHGKYIARAEDIPFVRVGFPIIDRYIHSYMPMVGYKGAMRLLELMLNALMDRQDRDCADEDMEMVM, encoded by the coding sequence ATGTTAGATTTAACACCAAAAGAAGTATCTGAAAGAAAAGCACTAAGAATTAATCCATCTAAAACATGTCAGCCAGTTGGAGCTATGTACGCTGCTTTAGGAGTTCATAAGTGTATGCCACATAGTCATGGTTCACAAGGTTGCTGTTCTTTTCATAGAATGTACTTAACAAGACATTTTAAGGAACCAGCAATAGCCTCAAGTTCATCATTTACAGAAGGAGCTTCAGTTTTTGGAGGAGGAAGTAATTTAAGAACTGCTGCAAAAAATATTTTTGATATTTATGATCCAGATATAATTGCAGTTCATACAACCTGTTTGTCAGAAACTATTGGAGATGATTTAGGCTCAATTCTTCAATCAATAACAGTACCAGAAGGAAAATACATGGTTCATACAAATACTCCAAGTTATGTAGGTTCACATGTAACAGGTTTTTCAAATATGGTTACTGGATTTATAAAATATCTTTCAGTATCAACAGGAGTATCGAATGGAAAGATAAACATCATTCCTGGATTCACAAATCCTGGTGACATGAGAGAAATGAAGAGAATATTAAAACTGTTAAAAACAGAATTTACTATGCTTCCAGATACAAGTGGAGTATTAGATGCTCCAATGACAGGGACCTATGATATGTATCCAAAGGGTGGAACTAAGATAGAAGATATAATCAAGCTAGGGGACAGTGATTTAACTTTAGCTCTAGGAGATTTTGCTTCAGAGCAAGGAGCAAGTCAACTAGAAAAGAAATGCGGTGTTCCATATAAAACGTACATGTTACCTATTGGAATACAAGGGACAGATGATTTTGTTATGGAGTTATCAAAATTCTCTAAAAATGAAGTGCCATACGAGTTAGAGGAAGAGAGAGGTCAATTAGTTGATATTATAGTAGATTCACATCCTTATTTACATGGAAAGAAGGTTGCTATATACGGAGATCCAGATACTGTACTAGGATTAACTATATTCGCATTAGAACTAGGAATGATTCCTAAATATGTTATTACAGGAACTCCAGGAGCTGCATTTGAGGCTTCGGCTAAAGAACTATTTGATAAGTTCAATGTAGAAGGATGTACAGCAAAAGCCGCAGCAGATCTTTTTGAATTACATCAATGGTTAAAGAATGATAAAGTAGACTTACTATTAGGGGGAACCCATGGAAAATACATAGCGAGAGCTGAGGATATTCCATTTGTAAGAGTTGGTTTCCCAATTATAGACAGATATATACACTCATATATGCCAATGGTAGGTTATAAGGGTGCTATGAGACTACTTGAATTAATGCTTAACGCATTAATGGATAGACAAGATAGAGATTGTGCAGATGAAGATATGGAAATGGTAATGTAA
- the nifD gene encoding nitrogenase molybdenum-iron protein alpha chain, with translation MSTLDKVLDDYSAKVFKNRKAHLIEIKDDTQEITANARTIPGIMTNRGCCYAGCKGVVLGPLKDVAIITHGPIGCGFYSWGTRRHKGKGDENTQNFLEYCFSTDMQESDIVFGGEKKLRQAIKEVVEIFNPKSVMICSTCPVGLIGDDIHAVAAESEKLYGIKVLAFSCEGYKGVSQSAGHHIANNGLIKNVIGTGNYVPKKYAINILGEYNIGGDGWEISRVLKKIGYDIVSVMTGDGSFEELKNAHVADLNVVQCHRSINYIGEMLKTKYGTSWIKVNFIGVKSTIKSLRDMAKFFGDPELIQRTEEVIAEEIEDIKDDMDYYKEKLMGRTAALFVGGSRSHHYQKLLKDLGMSVVLAGYEFAHRDDYEGREVLPSIKIDADSKNIEELKVEKDEKKFKVYLSEKQYEELKKEIPLDYYEGMMKEMDKGSVVVDDLNHYETEEFLKLLKPDIFFSGIKDKFVAQKGGILSRQLHSYDYSGPYAGFKGAVNFAKDIAMGIYTPAWNYTIAPWKTEPTLEGTVGGEA, from the coding sequence ATGAGTACGTTAGATAAGGTTTTGGATGATTATAGTGCTAAGGTCTTTAAAAATAGAAAAGCACATTTGATAGAAATAAAAGATGACACACAAGAAATAACTGCCAATGCTAGAACTATTCCAGGAATAATGACCAATAGAGGGTGTTGTTATGCAGGTTGTAAAGGGGTTGTCCTAGGTCCGCTTAAGGATGTAGCGATAATAACTCATGGACCTATTGGATGTGGGTTTTATTCTTGGGGAACAAGAAGACACAAAGGTAAGGGTGATGAAAATACTCAAAACTTCTTAGAATATTGCTTCTCAACTGATATGCAGGAAAGTGATATAGTATTTGGTGGAGAAAAGAAGCTTAGACAAGCAATTAAGGAAGTTGTAGAAATATTCAATCCTAAATCAGTTATGATATGTTCCACTTGCCCAGTTGGGCTAATAGGAGATGATATCCATGCAGTAGCAGCTGAGTCAGAGAAGTTGTATGGAATAAAAGTATTAGCTTTCTCCTGTGAAGGATATAAAGGAGTATCACAATCTGCCGGTCACCACATTGCAAATAACGGGCTTATAAAGAATGTTATAGGAACCGGTAATTATGTACCTAAGAAGTATGCAATTAATATTTTAGGTGAATACAATATAGGCGGAGATGGTTGGGAAATAAGCAGAGTGCTTAAGAAAATAGGTTATGATATTGTATCAGTTATGACTGGAGATGGAAGCTTTGAAGAACTAAAAAATGCACATGTAGCTGACTTAAATGTGGTTCAATGCCATAGATCCATAAACTACATTGGTGAAATGCTTAAGACAAAGTATGGAACTAGCTGGATAAAGGTGAATTTCATAGGCGTAAAATCAACAATAAAATCCTTAAGAGATATGGCTAAATTCTTTGGAGATCCAGAGCTTATACAAAGAACTGAGGAAGTTATAGCTGAAGAAATTGAAGATATTAAAGATGACATGGATTATTATAAAGAAAAATTAATGGGAAGAACTGCAGCGCTATTTGTAGGAGGTTCAAGATCTCACCATTACCAAAAGTTATTAAAGGATTTGGGAATGAGTGTTGTACTTGCTGGTTATGAGTTTGCTCATAGAGATGATTATGAGGGACGTGAAGTACTTCCATCAATAAAAATTGATGCGGACTCTAAAAACATTGAGGAATTGAAGGTTGAAAAAGATGAAAAGAAATTTAAGGTATATCTTTCAGAAAAACAATATGAAGAATTAAAGAAAGAAATTCCACTAGACTACTATGAAGGTATGATGAAAGAGATGGATAAGGGTTCAGTTGTAGTAGATGATTTAAATCATTATGAAACAGAAGAATTCTTAAAACTTCTTAAGCCAGATATATTCTTCTCAGGAATCAAAGATAAATTCGTAGCACAAAAAGGTGGTATATTATCAAGACAGCTACATTCCTATGATTATAGTGGACCATATGCAGGGTTCAAGGGTGCAGTGAATTTTGCAAAGGATATAGCAATGGGAATATATACTCCAGCATGGAATTATACAATAGCTCCATGGAAAACTGAACCAACCTTAGAGGGAACTGTAGGAGGTGAGGCGTAA
- a CDS encoding P-II family nitrogen regulator: MKEVMAIIRSNKVNKTKESLAEAGFPSFTCRKVLGRGKKSIDITLIESLLMQVEVPVSPMAENISEVGRLIPKRLFTLIVKDEDVKKVVDTIINVNSQGNPGDGKIFIIPINEAYRIRNEEAGDEAI; the protein is encoded by the coding sequence ATGAAAGAAGTAATGGCAATTATTCGATCAAACAAAGTGAATAAAACTAAAGAATCTCTTGCAGAAGCTGGATTTCCTTCCTTTACTTGCAGAAAGGTACTTGGAAGAGGGAAAAAATCAATTGATATAACATTAATTGAAAGTTTACTAATGCAAGTAGAAGTTCCAGTTTCTCCAATGGCTGAAAATATATCTGAAGTTGGAAGGTTAATACCTAAAAGATTATTTACGCTAATAGTTAAGGATGAAGATGTAAAAAAAGTAGTAGATACAATTATTAACGTAAATTCTCAAGGTAATCCTGGAGATGGAAAGATATTTATCATACCAATTAATGAGGCATATAGAATAAGAAACGAAGAAGCTGGAGATGAAGCTATATAA
- a CDS encoding P-II family nitrogen regulator: protein MLMVRAILRPDRVGIVLSELLSAGFPEVTKMDVFGRGKQKGIKVGDIYYDELPKEMILLVVKDEDKDDVIKIIMKNARTGEKGAFGDGKIFVSPVETAFTISSGKEGL, encoded by the coding sequence ATGTTAATGGTTCGTGCTATTTTAAGACCAGATAGGGTAGGGATAGTCCTTTCAGAACTTCTATCAGCTGGATTTCCTGAAGTTACTAAGATGGACGTGTTCGGAAGAGGAAAACAAAAGGGGATAAAAGTTGGAGATATTTATTATGATGAACTTCCAAAAGAAATGATTTTACTTGTAGTAAAAGATGAAGATAAAGATGACGTAATAAAAATAATTATGAAAAATGCTAGAACTGGAGAAAAGGGAGCGTTTGGAGATGGAAAAATATTTGTATCTCCTGTAGAGACTGCTTTTACAATTAGCAGTGGAAAAGAAGGCTTATAA
- the nifH gene encoding nitrogenase iron protein encodes MRQVAIYGKGGIGKSTTTQNLTAGLATMGKKIMVVGCDPKADSTRLLLGGLAQKSVLDTLREEGDDVDLDSILKPGFGGIKCVESGGPEPGVGCAGRGIITSINMLEQLGAYTDDLDYVFYDVLGDVVCGGFAMPIREGKAQEIYIVASGEMMALYAANNIAKGIQKYANTGGVRLGGIICNSRKVDRELDLLQAFAKELGSQLIHFVPRDNMVQRAEINKKTVIEFDDTADQADEYRALAKAIDENQLFVIPKPMSQDRLEEILMEYGLMDI; translated from the coding sequence ATGAGACAAGTAGCTATTTATGGGAAGGGTGGAATTGGTAAATCAACAACAACACAAAACTTAACAGCAGGACTTGCAACTATGGGAAAGAAGATAATGGTTGTTGGATGTGACCCAAAAGCAGATTCTACAAGATTACTACTAGGAGGACTTGCTCAAAAAAGTGTTCTTGATACTTTAAGAGAAGAAGGTGATGATGTTGATCTTGATTCAATATTAAAGCCAGGATTTGGTGGAATTAAGTGTGTTGAATCAGGTGGACCAGAACCAGGAGTTGGATGTGCAGGTAGAGGAATAATCACATCAATCAATATGCTAGAGCAACTAGGTGCTTATACAGATGATTTAGATTATGTATTCTATGATGTTTTAGGTGACGTTGTATGTGGTGGTTTCGCAATGCCAATTCGTGAAGGAAAAGCACAAGAAATATATATAGTTGCATCAGGTGAGATGATGGCACTATACGCAGCTAACAATATAGCTAAGGGTATTCAAAAGTATGCAAACACTGGTGGCGTTAGACTAGGAGGAATAATCTGTAACAGCAGAAAAGTTGATAGAGAGTTAGACCTATTACAAGCATTTGCTAAAGAGCTTGGAAGCCAATTAATTCATTTTGTTCCTAGAGATAATATGGTGCAAAGAGCTGAGATAAATAAGAAAACAGTAATAGAATTTGATGATACAGCAGATCAGGCAGATGAATATAGAGCTTTAGCAAAAGCAATAGACGAAAATCAGTTGTTCGTAATTCCTAAGCCAATGTCACAGGATAGATTAGAAGAGATATTAATGGAATATGGCTTAATGGATATATAA